A single Acidobacteriota bacterium DNA region contains:
- a CDS encoding glycosyltransferase family 2 protein: MTPERGAETNPVEVSIVIPCLNEAATIGACIDAAIGVLQEHDIAGEVVVADSSTDDSPIVAASHGARVVRVDLKGYGNGLMGGIGSARGGYIIMADADGQHDFQAIPELVARLRGGAELAQGCRLPSGGGRIMPGAMKWSHRWIGNPLFSLLSRWWYRSPVHDVNCGFRGFTRGLYERLDLQCTGMEFAAEMILKASLLHARIAEVPITVYPDRRVVHRAHLRTFRDGWRALRFFLLYTPRWLFLMPGLLLWLVGAGGYAVAWSPAAAGEVSAARALLLSSACLLCGYQSVIFAIFAKTFAVSERLLPEDPKLTRFYELVTLEKGLLSGAAALVAGVVLLACSGQDLSRAVAGATVTILGFQTMISSFLVSIIGLRRR; this comes from the coding sequence ATGACGCCTGAGCGAGGCGCCGAAACCAATCCAGTCGAAGTCTCCATTGTCATTCCCTGCCTGAACGAGGCGGCCACCATCGGCGCCTGCATCGACGCCGCCATCGGCGTGCTGCAGGAGCACGACATTGCCGGCGAGGTTGTCGTCGCTGACAGCAGCACGGACGATTCGCCGATTGTTGCGGCCAGCCACGGCGCGCGGGTGGTCCGCGTCGACCTCAAAGGCTACGGCAACGGCCTGATGGGCGGCATCGGGTCGGCGCGCGGTGGCTACATCATCATGGCGGATGCCGATGGCCAGCATGATTTCCAGGCCATCCCCGAATTGGTGGCGCGGCTGCGGGGCGGAGCCGAACTCGCGCAGGGATGCCGGCTACCCTCAGGCGGCGGACGCATCATGCCCGGCGCGATGAAATGGTCGCACCGGTGGATTGGCAACCCGCTGTTTTCGCTCCTGTCCCGGTGGTGGTACCGGAGTCCCGTCCACGACGTCAATTGCGGGTTCAGGGGATTCACCAGGGGACTCTACGAACGGCTCGATCTGCAGTGCACGGGGATGGAATTCGCGGCCGAAATGATCCTCAAGGCCAGCCTCCTGCATGCGCGGATCGCCGAGGTTCCCATCACCGTCTATCCCGACCGGCGCGTCGTGCACCGGGCGCATCTGCGGACGTTCCGGGACGGGTGGCGCGCGCTGCGGTTCTTCCTGCTCTACACGCCGCGCTGGCTGTTCCTGATGCCGGGGCTGCTGTTGTGGCTCGTCGGCGCCGGCGGCTATGCCGTGGCCTGGTCCCCTGCGGCTGCCGGCGAGGTCTCCGCCGCGCGAGCGCTGCTGCTCTCGAGCGCGTGTCTGCTTTGTGGATACCAGTCGGTCATCTTCGCGATTTTCGCCAAGACGTTTGCGGTCAGCGAACGGCTGCTGCCAGAAGATCCGAAACTCACACGCTTCTATGAACTGGTGACGCTGGAGAAGGGGCTGCTCTCTGGCGCCGCGGCGCTGGTTGCCGGGGTCGTGCTGCTGGCCTGTTCCGGGCAGGATCTCTCCCGCGCCGTCGCGGGCGCGACCGTTACCATCCTCGGATTCCAGACAATGATCTCCAGCTTCCTGGTGAGTATCATCGGGTTGCGCCGACGCTAG
- the cobA gene encoding uroporphyrinogen-III C-methyltransferase, with amino-acid sequence MPNRPMVCFIGAGPGDPGLITVRGANSLGRADVVVYDRLVHPSLLRYARPDAERIDVGRAAPQGTARDAIAYLLLEKVREGKQVARLKWGDPFVFDDGGEEALFLHEHGVRFEVVPGIPAAVGGPAYAGIAVTYRGGGDTLTLVRGNEDATEDTPDLDWASLAKLDGTIVCYAGPRQLPAMLAALRANGRSDDEPVALIYNATLPTQRTITGTLASLADTALPTESRPAIVVVGRVAALREHMRWFDVRPLSGRRVVVTRPREQARELVDLLEDQGADVIVAPTVRMAPPTGYETLDEACAKIGTYDWVVLPTLAGTDVFLRRLLAGPSDVRSLHGVGICAIGQTSVDRFAALGIRVDAKPSEYRPEGIVEALAESRRLDRLRILIPRAEGVRDVLAAELRRAGAEVTEVAAYRIVKVLPGDKGEPDLYKKLLEQQVDILVFGNPSTAREFVDIYGAEALVDLLRRTLVACIGPVTAQALLAHGIRADIVADDHTSAGLVAAVVRHVRTTKQA; translated from the coding sequence ATGCCGAATCGTCCAATGGTTTGTTTTATCGGGGCCGGCCCGGGCGATCCGGGCCTGATCACCGTGCGCGGGGCCAACAGCCTCGGGCGGGCTGACGTCGTCGTGTACGACCGGCTCGTCCACCCGTCTCTCCTGCGGTATGCCAGACCGGATGCCGAGCGCATCGACGTCGGGCGCGCGGCGCCACAGGGCACAGCTCGTGACGCGATCGCCTACCTCCTGCTCGAGAAGGTCCGGGAGGGCAAGCAGGTGGCGCGGCTGAAGTGGGGCGATCCGTTCGTGTTCGACGATGGCGGCGAGGAAGCGCTGTTTCTCCATGAACACGGAGTGAGGTTCGAAGTCGTGCCGGGCATTCCCGCAGCCGTGGGCGGCCCCGCCTACGCGGGTATCGCCGTCACGTATCGGGGAGGCGGAGACACGCTCACGCTGGTGCGCGGTAACGAGGATGCGACAGAGGACACGCCGGATCTCGACTGGGCGAGCCTCGCCAAACTCGACGGCACCATCGTCTGTTACGCCGGTCCCAGGCAGCTTCCGGCCATGCTCGCGGCGCTGCGGGCCAACGGGCGGTCTGATGACGAGCCGGTGGCGTTGATCTACAACGCCACGCTGCCCACGCAGCGCACGATCACCGGCACGCTGGCCTCGCTGGCCGATACCGCCCTGCCGACCGAATCCCGGCCGGCGATCGTCGTCGTCGGACGGGTAGCCGCCCTGCGTGAGCATATGCGGTGGTTTGACGTGCGCCCATTGTCGGGACGGCGGGTCGTGGTGACCCGGCCGCGCGAGCAGGCCCGCGAGTTGGTCGACCTGCTCGAAGACCAGGGTGCCGACGTGATCGTGGCCCCGACCGTGCGTATGGCGCCACCGACCGGCTACGAGACGCTCGACGAGGCGTGCGCGAAAATCGGCACCTACGACTGGGTCGTGCTGCCGACGCTGGCGGGCACCGACGTCTTCCTTCGACGGCTGCTGGCAGGGCCCAGTGACGTCCGCAGCCTCCACGGTGTGGGCATCTGTGCGATTGGCCAGACGTCGGTCGATCGATTCGCCGCGCTCGGCATCCGCGTCGATGCCAAGCCATCCGAGTACAGGCCCGAGGGCATCGTCGAGGCGCTCGCCGAATCGCGGCGCCTCGACCGCCTCCGAATCCTGATTCCGCGCGCCGAAGGCGTGCGCGACGTGCTGGCGGCGGAGCTCAGAAGAGCTGGCGCCGAGGTGACTGAGGTTGCCGCCTATCGAATCGTCAAGGTGTTGCCGGGCGATAAGGGCGAACCCGATCTCTACAAGAAATTGCTCGAGCAACAGGTCGACATCCTCGTGTTCGGCAACCCGTCGACTGCCCGCGAATTCGTCGACATCTACGGCGCCGAGGCGCTGGTCGATTTGTTGCGCAGGACGCTGGTCGCCTGCATCGGCCCGGTGACCGCGCAGGCGTTGCTGGCGCACGGCATCCGCGCCGACATCGTCGCCGACGATCACACGAGCGCCGGCCTGGTCGCCGCCGTCGTGCGCCACGTGCGCACCACGAAACAGGCGTAG
- a CDS encoding VWA domain-containing protein, which translates to MRLSRTVALGLVLALAAASATLAGRQKPQDVVPPQSGAFRSGVDVVSLNVTVTDPANRYVTDLTQDDFSVYEDGVKQDVTFFSRTNLPLAVSLLVDTSASMDEKIATVRAAAGGFVAHLRPEDRTQLINFDSRVNVLLPFTSAHPDLDRAIASLSAGGSTALYNAVYIALKELKKNQARSADELRRQAIVLLTDGEDTSSLVSFEEVLDQTKRSETAVYAIGLRAQDSNIGKAYSEAEYVLRQLTTQTGGRVFFPETVADLPAIYNQIWQELSSQYLLGYSSKNPRRDGRWRRVVVRVERPGTSSRTKQGYYGPSL; encoded by the coding sequence ATGCGCCTGTCACGAACGGTCGCGCTGGGGCTGGTGCTGGCACTCGCCGCCGCGTCGGCGACGCTCGCTGGGAGGCAGAAGCCGCAGGATGTGGTGCCACCCCAGAGCGGCGCGTTCCGCAGCGGCGTCGACGTGGTGTCGCTCAACGTCACGGTCACCGATCCGGCGAACCGATACGTGACGGACCTGACCCAGGACGACTTCTCCGTCTATGAGGATGGCGTCAAACAGGACGTCACGTTTTTCAGCCGGACCAATCTGCCGCTCGCCGTGTCGCTGCTGGTCGACACGAGCGCCAGCATGGACGAAAAGATCGCGACGGTCCGGGCGGCAGCCGGCGGGTTCGTCGCGCACCTCCGGCCCGAAGATCGGACGCAACTGATCAATTTCGACAGTCGCGTCAACGTCCTGCTGCCGTTCACCAGCGCCCACCCGGATCTGGATCGCGCCATCGCCTCGCTCTCGGCCGGCGGGTCGACGGCGCTCTATAACGCGGTCTACATCGCGCTCAAGGAACTCAAGAAGAACCAGGCACGCAGCGCCGACGAACTCCGGCGCCAGGCCATCGTGTTGCTGACCGACGGCGAGGACACCTCGAGCCTCGTCTCGTTTGAGGAAGTCCTCGACCAGACCAAGCGTTCCGAAACCGCGGTCTACGCGATTGGCCTGCGCGCCCAGGATTCGAATATCGGCAAAGCGTACAGCGAGGCGGAGTACGTCCTGCGCCAGCTCACCACCCAGACCGGCGGCCGCGTGTTCTTTCCCGAGACGGTCGCGGACCTTCCGGCCATCTACAACCAGATCTGGCAGGAGCTTTCGAGCCAGTACCTGTTGGGCTACTCCTCGAAGAATCCTCGCCGGGACGGCCGATGGCGCCGCGTCGTCGTCCGCGTCGAGCGCCCCGGCACCAGTTCGAGGACCAAGCAGGGCTACTACGGGCCGTCGCTCTGA
- a CDS encoding VWA domain-containing protein, producing the protein MTVNPSVLRARCRRMFPVLTLAVLGALLPGRAAAQALERDIFVSVLDRSGKPVPNLGPRDFAIREDGRLREVLRVRRATEPIDLAVLVDTSAAAGSQISDLRQGLESLVAQMRPHAHISLVEFGERPRVLADYTSDAALLAQGIGRVFSTPGSGAYTLEAVVETLNGLKKREAERSAILVIWLGGAEFSNRDDRNVLEQLADQGPALHVVTVSRGTPPDAMTADGRSRESVFDRGTRASGGSRQNLLSSMAIKDTLDRIAAELLSQYRVTYARPQTLIPPEKIEVSATRTDLTARGTPVRVKANPPK; encoded by the coding sequence ATGACCGTGAACCCAAGCGTGCTGCGCGCGCGTTGTCGGCGGATGTTCCCCGTTCTCACGCTCGCGGTGCTGGGGGCGCTCCTCCCAGGCCGTGCGGCCGCCCAGGCGCTCGAACGCGACATCTTCGTGTCCGTGCTCGATCGCTCGGGCAAACCGGTGCCGAATCTCGGGCCGCGTGATTTCGCTATCCGGGAGGATGGGCGCCTGCGCGAAGTCCTGAGGGTGCGCCGGGCGACCGAACCAATTGATCTGGCGGTGCTGGTCGACACCAGCGCAGCCGCCGGCTCACAGATCAGCGACTTGCGCCAGGGGCTCGAGTCGCTCGTCGCGCAGATGCGTCCGCACGCTCATATATCCCTGGTCGAGTTCGGCGAACGCCCACGGGTGCTGGCCGACTACACGAGCGATGCGGCGCTTCTGGCGCAGGGCATCGGACGGGTTTTCTCGACGCCCGGGTCGGGTGCCTATACGCTCGAGGCGGTCGTCGAGACGCTGAACGGGCTCAAGAAGCGAGAGGCCGAACGCTCGGCGATCTTGGTGATCTGGCTGGGCGGCGCTGAATTCAGCAACCGGGACGACCGCAACGTGCTCGAGCAGCTCGCCGACCAGGGTCCGGCGCTCCACGTGGTCACCGTCTCGCGGGGCACCCCGCCCGACGCGATGACGGCCGACGGACGAAGCCGCGAGAGTGTGTTCGACCGTGGCACAAGGGCCAGCGGGGGTAGCCGGCAGAACCTGTTGTCGTCAATGGCGATCAAAGACACGTTGGACCGGATCGCGGCAGAGTTGCTCTCCCAGTATCGGGTGACCTACGCGCGGCCACAAACGCTGATTCCACCCGAGAAGATCGAAGTGAGCGCCACCAGAACCGACCTGACGGCACGCGGTACCCCGGTCCGCGTCAAGGCCAACCCACCCAAGTGA
- the ndhC gene encoding NADH-quinone oxidoreductase subunit A, whose translation MVNAWIPILIYILVAMAFGVGTLLVARLVAPQRAGKVKLDPYECGIEPKTDARDRYSVRYFMVAMLFLIFDVETIFLYPWAVIMDSLAWFGFIEMMVFLFILVVGYVYAWREGALEWA comes from the coding sequence ATGGTCAACGCGTGGATTCCGATTCTCATCTACATCCTGGTCGCGATGGCGTTCGGCGTGGGCACCCTGCTGGTGGCCAGGCTGGTCGCGCCGCAGCGCGCGGGCAAGGTCAAGCTCGATCCGTACGAGTGCGGCATTGAACCGAAGACCGATGCGCGTGATCGCTACAGCGTCCGGTACTTCATGGTGGCCATGCTGTTCCTGATCTTCGACGTGGAGACGATTTTCCTGTATCCATGGGCCGTCATCATGGATTCGCTGGCGTGGTTTGGTTTCATCGAGATGATGGTGTTCCTGTTCATCCTCGTCGTCGGGTATGTCTATGCCTGGCGTGAGGGCGCCCTGGAGTGGGCGTAG
- a CDS encoding NADH-quinone oxidoreductase subunit C, with protein sequence MSEDPKLDPPEKPAAAAPADKPAAAAAEKPAAAAKPAAAKPEPKAPPALPVPPDQAPPADMAIPPFIAALQARVPGAVEHVSFWVGDWSVVVAANRLIEVATFLRDAPECAFNYLSDLTASDWPARPDKRFDLILCLYSIGLRQRLRVKVRLADGEAVPSVTSLWPGANWLEREVYDMFGVPFTGHPDLRRILMPLDWQGHPQRKDYPLEGPGELLMENPQDWLKARQTAVEADIE encoded by the coding sequence ATGTCCGAAGACCCGAAGCTCGATCCTCCAGAAAAGCCCGCGGCGGCAGCCCCGGCTGACAAGCCCGCGGCTGCAGCCGCCGAGAAGCCCGCTGCGGCAGCCAAGCCCGCTGCGGCGAAGCCCGAACCCAAGGCGCCGCCGGCCCTGCCAGTGCCGCCCGACCAGGCGCCACCAGCCGACATGGCGATTCCGCCATTCATTGCGGCTCTCCAGGCCAGGGTGCCCGGTGCGGTTGAACACGTGAGTTTCTGGGTCGGCGACTGGTCGGTCGTTGTGGCCGCCAACCGTCTGATCGAGGTGGCCACCTTCCTGCGGGACGCGCCTGAGTGCGCATTCAACTACCTGTCCGATCTGACGGCGAGCGATTGGCCGGCCCGACCCGACAAGCGGTTTGACCTGATCCTGTGTCTCTACTCGATCGGGTTGCGCCAGCGTCTGCGCGTCAAGGTGCGCCTAGCCGATGGCGAAGCCGTGCCGTCAGTGACCAGTCTCTGGCCCGGAGCGAACTGGTTAGAGCGCGAGGTGTACGACATGTTCGGCGTGCCGTTCACCGGGCATCCGGACCTTCGGCGGATCCTGATGCCGCTCGACTGGCAGGGACATCCCCAGCGCAAGGACTACCCGCTCGAAGGACCTGGCGAACTCCTGATGGAAAACCCGCAGGACTGGTTGAAGGCAAGGCAGACGGCGGTTGAGGCCGACATCGAGTGA
- a CDS encoding NADH-quinone oxidoreductase subunit D: MFDTDELVINMGPQHPSTHGVLRLVLKLDGEKVVDCDAVIGYLHRGVEKLCENRDWTQIVLITDRMDYCAAATNNLGYVETVEKLMSLEVPRRAQYIRTILSELQRVASHLLWLGTHAADIGALTVLLYGLRERELVLDLFEEYCGARLTYNSMRIGGQPADLPEGWDKKVLRFCEIQEQKLPEYEQLLTSNRIWMERTNNVGIISAADAIGIGMCGPPLRASGVVRDVRKDEPYAAYAEMDFDIPIGVRGDTYDRYLVRLEEFRQSLRIIRQAVEGLPEGPIMGKVPRLIKPPAGETYHAIEAPKGELGYFIASDGKSVSPYRFRVRPPSFCNLQALRQLVRGHLIADVVALIGTIDIVLGEVDR; this comes from the coding sequence ATGTTTGACACCGACGAACTGGTCATCAACATGGGGCCCCAGCACCCCAGCACGCATGGCGTGCTGCGGCTTGTGCTGAAGCTCGACGGCGAGAAGGTCGTCGATTGCGATGCCGTCATTGGCTACCTGCACCGCGGCGTCGAGAAGTTGTGCGAGAATCGCGACTGGACCCAGATCGTCCTGATCACCGACCGGATGGACTACTGCGCGGCAGCGACCAACAATCTCGGCTACGTCGAGACGGTCGAAAAACTGATGTCGCTTGAGGTGCCGCGCCGGGCGCAGTACATCCGCACGATCCTCTCCGAGCTTCAGCGCGTCGCGAGCCACCTGCTCTGGCTGGGCACGCATGCCGCCGACATCGGTGCGCTGACGGTGCTGCTGTACGGGTTGCGCGAACGCGAGCTGGTGCTCGATCTGTTCGAGGAATACTGCGGCGCGCGTCTGACCTACAACTCCATGCGCATCGGCGGCCAGCCGGCCGACCTGCCGGAGGGCTGGGACAAGAAGGTGCTGCGCTTCTGCGAGATCCAGGAGCAGAAACTGCCGGAGTACGAGCAGTTGCTGACGAGCAACCGGATCTGGATGGAGCGCACCAACAACGTCGGCATCATCTCGGCTGCCGATGCGATCGGCATTGGCATGTGCGGTCCGCCGTTGCGTGCCTCGGGCGTCGTGCGCGACGTGCGCAAGGACGAGCCGTACGCGGCGTATGCCGAGATGGATTTCGACATTCCGATCGGCGTCCGGGGCGACACCTACGATCGCTACCTGGTCCGCCTTGAGGAGTTCCGCCAGTCGTTGCGGATCATCCGCCAGGCGGTGGAGGGGCTTCCAGAAGGGCCGATCATGGGCAAGGTGCCGCGCCTGATCAAGCCGCCGGCCGGCGAAACCTACCATGCGATCGAGGCGCCGAAGGGCGAACTCGGGTACTTCATCGCGAGCGACGGCAAGTCGGTCAGCCCGTACCGGTTCCGGGTCAGGCCGCCGTCATTCTGCAATCTGCAGGCGCTCCGGCAGTTGGTGCGGGGCCACCTGATTGCCGATGTCGTGGCCCTCATCGGCACCATCGACATCGTGCTCGGTGAAGTGGATCGGTAA
- the nuoH gene encoding NADH-quinone oxidoreductase subunit NuoH, with translation MIEAVVFPLIKIVIVLAAVLATVMYIVLLERKVQAWVQVRLGPMRVGPHGILQPLADVLKLFVKEDITPVMADKWVFTAAPIIVLVPALIAFAVIPFASNEMKLFGLPISGRIADVNVGLLYIVSVASLGIYGIILGGWASNSKYPLIASLRASAQLISYEIAVTMTLVTIIMLAGTLSMVGIVDAQAKSGMWFAFMQPVAFFIYFVGGLAETNRAPFDLPEAEQELVAGFHTEYSGMRFAFFFLAEYANMIVVSAVATTLFFGGWLQPFPNVSWLSWLGVVPGWIWFCTKTFVFLYVFLWVRATFPRYRYDQLMRLGWKWLIPLAILNVVVTGFLKVLL, from the coding sequence ATGATTGAAGCCGTCGTGTTCCCGCTCATCAAGATCGTCATTGTGCTGGCGGCGGTGCTGGCCACAGTGATGTACATCGTCCTGCTCGAGCGCAAGGTGCAGGCCTGGGTGCAGGTGCGGCTCGGCCCGATGCGCGTGGGGCCGCACGGCATCCTGCAGCCGCTGGCCGACGTGCTGAAGTTGTTCGTCAAGGAAGACATCACGCCGGTGATGGCCGACAAGTGGGTGTTTACGGCCGCGCCGATCATCGTGCTGGTGCCGGCGCTCATCGCGTTTGCAGTCATTCCGTTCGCCTCGAACGAGATGAAGCTGTTTGGCCTGCCGATCTCGGGCCGCATTGCCGACGTCAACGTCGGCCTGCTTTACATCGTGTCGGTCGCCTCGCTCGGGATCTACGGCATCATCCTCGGCGGCTGGGCGTCGAACAGCAAGTACCCGCTCATTGCCAGCCTCCGGGCGTCCGCCCAGCTCATCAGTTACGAGATCGCGGTGACGATGACGCTCGTCACGATCATCATGCTGGCGGGCACGCTCAGCATGGTGGGGATTGTCGACGCGCAGGCGAAATCGGGGATGTGGTTCGCGTTCATGCAGCCGGTCGCGTTCTTCATCTACTTCGTGGGCGGGCTGGCCGAGACCAACCGCGCGCCGTTCGACCTGCCGGAAGCCGAGCAGGAACTGGTCGCCGGGTTCCACACCGAGTACTCCGGGATGCGGTTCGCGTTCTTCTTCCTTGCCGAATACGCGAACATGATCGTGGTGTCGGCGGTGGCGACGACGCTGTTTTTCGGAGGCTGGCTGCAGCCGTTCCCGAACGTTTCGTGGCTGTCGTGGCTCGGGGTCGTTCCGGGCTGGATCTGGTTCTGCACGAAGACGTTCGTGTTCCTGTACGTCTTTCTGTGGGTACGCGCGACATTCCCGCGCTACCGCTACGACCAGCTCATGCGCCTGGGCTGGAAGTGGCTGATTCCGCTGGCCATCCTGAACGTTGTGGTGACCGGCTTCTTGAAGGTGCTGCTGTAA
- a CDS encoding NADH-quinone oxidoreductase subunit J, whose translation MAEAVVFYIFALLILGFAVLVITAKSTVHSVLYLVADFLCVAALYVVLQAQFLAVIQVMVYAGGIVVLYLFVVMLVNLKRPPELHRDPRRLGRLGLVMALAVFGELVAISAYGWLTPSGVAGTLDPKNIEQVGRALYTDYLVPFEVASVLLLVAMIGAIVLAKREL comes from the coding sequence ATGGCCGAAGCCGTTGTGTTCTACATCTTCGCTTTGCTAATCCTCGGGTTCGCCGTGCTCGTCATCACGGCGAAGAGCACCGTGCACAGCGTGCTGTACCTCGTGGCGGATTTTCTGTGCGTGGCGGCGCTGTACGTCGTGCTGCAAGCCCAGTTCCTGGCGGTCATCCAGGTGATGGTGTACGCGGGCGGCATCGTCGTCCTGTACCTGTTCGTGGTGATGCTGGTGAACCTGAAGCGCCCGCCGGAACTGCACCGTGATCCGCGCCGGCTCGGCCGGCTGGGCCTGGTGATGGCGCTGGCCGTGTTCGGGGAACTCGTGGCGATTAGCGCCTATGGCTGGCTCACGCCGTCGGGTGTCGCCGGCACGCTGGATCCGAAGAACATCGAGCAGGTCGGCCGCGCCCTGTACACCGACTACCTGGTGCCGTTCGAAGTCGCGTCGGTGTTGTTGCTGGTGGCGATGATTGGCGCCATCGTGCTGGCCAAGCGGGAGCTGTAG
- the nuoK gene encoding NADH-quinone oxidoreductase subunit NuoK produces MTQTHYLVLSAALFMLGIIGVMTRRNIIIILMSMELMLNAVNINLIAFSRQLGDVTGQVFAVFVICVAAAEAAVGLGIIVAFYRNKETINIDEMNLLRW; encoded by the coding sequence ATTACCCAGACGCATTACCTGGTGCTCTCGGCCGCGCTCTTCATGCTCGGCATCATCGGCGTGATGACGCGCCGCAACATCATCATCATTCTCATGTCGATGGAGTTGATGCTCAATGCGGTGAATATCAATCTGATCGCGTTCTCGCGGCAGTTGGGGGACGTGACCGGGCAGGTCTTCGCCGTGTTTGTCATCTGCGTGGCGGCGGCCGAGGCCGCGGTGGGCCTGGGCATCATCGTCGCGTTCTACCGCAACAAGGAAACGATCAACATCGACGAGATGAACCTGTTGCGGTGGTGA